A segment of the Candidatus Hydrogenedentota bacterium genome:
CGCGGCTTGGGTGGTTTTTGTCGCGGGCTCCAGTCCCCCTGGGGACTGCCTCTGGCTGGCACGTGGGCTATCGTATTGTCCAATGGCGCCAATCCAGCCGGTGGCTGTACCCCCAAAAACCCCAGGGCGGATGGGGCTTTACGGCGCGGGGGAACGGTGCTATTATGGACGCCGGGAGAGGTGAGCGAGGAGGATGATGCGGATGGGCGGGTACAGGCCCCCGCGAATTGGGGGTGGTATTGGGCGCTTTCGCGGCGTGGGTGGTTTTTGTCGCGGACTCCAGTCCCCTTGGGGACTGCCTCTGGCTGGCACGTGGGCCAACGTATTGTCCAATGGCGCCAATCCAGCCAGTGGCTGTACCCCCAGAGCTTTTCGGCGGGTACAGTCCCCCGCGATTTGGGGGTGGTGTTGGGCGCTTTCGCGGCTTGGGTGGTTTTTGTCGCGGGCTCCAGTCCCCTTGGGTCAGCGACGGGACAGCCGCGCCGGTTGTTGGTGTTGTGGGTTGGTTGGGCTCGCTATGGGTCGCGCGCGGGCTGTTGGTACGTGGGGTGATGGGGCGCCGCAGTCCCTGGATTTGGGCGCTGTCGCGGCCATGATGATTCAGTCGCAAGCGGGATGAAAGGGTGGAACAGTGCGGAGATCCATTGGCGTTTTTGGTATTGCATGCGCCTGGGCAGTGGCGCTGTGTGGATGCCCTTTCTCTGAAAGCGAACCATGTCAGGACACAATCCCCGCCGTCTCTGAAGTCCCAATCGGGGTCGACATGTTTGCCAGCGCCTGGGATATTCAGTCTGCGGACGACGGAGGATTTGTCATTGCCGGCAGAGCGTATGAGGAGGGCGTGGCCAACGCTCGTGCCTATATTATGAAGGTGGACGGAACGGGAGTTCTTCAATGGGCGACGGGCTTCGGGGAGGACGGAAACTACGATGGGCTTGCCGTTCAACCGGCAGGAGACGGCGGGTATCTTCTGGCTGGCATGGTCAATGGACTTCTCGGCTTCGGAAAGGAACCCATCGGCGACCCAGGTATTTTGATTGCGAAAGCGGATGCGGCGGGGAATGCGGTGTGGTCGAGGGCCATCGAGATTAGTGGGTTCGACGTGGCCTACGGATTGTGCGTGAATCCGGATGGCAGTTTCCTGGTGGCCGGCCTCACCGAGGGACGGGGGCTCAACTTCGCCGATGCATTCCTGATGAAATTTGATGCGGGCGGCTCGGAAATATGGCGACGTCAATTCACCCAGGATGACGGTTTGAGCTCAGCGCTGGATGTCATTGCAACTCACGATGGCGGATATGCCTTCGTTGGCGAAGCCATCGGAAGCCTATCCCTCTATGTCGTTAAGACCGATGCATCCGGGAACGAAGCGTGGAGTTATAAGGGATTCGATTCGGGCCCACTACTAGGGAGCGGAGAAGGGATCGTGCAGACCCGAGACGGCGGATATGCCGTGGCGGGCAGAAGAATAGATGCCTGCTTCGTAGCGAAACTGGATGCTGATGGGAACCTGCTCTGGGCCGCCGATGTGCCCGGGGCTCCTTACGCCGAGGGCTTCGACATCGTGGAACTCGCGGACGGTAGTCTCGTTGTCGCGGGCAGAAGCCATTCGAGAGGTGCGTTTGCCGGCGCGCGCGCGTGCATTCGCTACTTCGCGGCGCGGCTCAGCGAGGAGGGGGAGGTGCGATGGACCGGTCGGCTCGGGCGGAACATTGACAGTGGCACGGCCTACGCGGTGGCGGTCGGCGCCGATGGCAATGTGGCCCTGGTGGGGGACAATGCCGCCCGTGGCTTCTACTTGATAACCACGGACGCCGGCCAGTTCACGGGGAACGGTGGCGAGGGCGCGGGAGAGTAGGTATCCGAATAAGGACTAGCGTGGCGACGTGACGCGGTGCGCCCGTATGGAATTGCCGGCTGGTACGCAGTCCGTTCGAACGCATATGCGCCGGAAGAAAAACAGGGAGAGTCTCCATGCAGGATTCCGATTTTGAACTTATTCCACTTGTCTTCTTCTATCTTGTGCAGGGCATATTGTTTCTTGCCTTCCTGCCTGTCAACATAATGAACTTCATTTGGGATACGATAGTCGCCAGTCTTGGACTCCCTTAAGCGATTTGGGAGTGACCGTGTTTGCAACACCGGTGGGGCCCCAGCGCTGCGGCTTGCGCGGCCTGGCGGCGCGGGCCAGCCCGGAGGGAATTCTATGCGGCGTTACCTGGGAATCTGGATGACGGGTGCGGTGGCCGCGGTCCTCTTGGGCGGATGCGAGGAGACGTGTGAGAACACGATTTCTCCCATCGCCGAGGTGTATATAGCTTCGGATTTGGGCTATGTCGCGCGGGATATCCAGCCTGTGGAAGGGGATGGCCATATTATCGCGGGCTTCTTGGCGGTGGATAGCACAAGGAGGCCCTATGAAGACGCGCTGCTGATTAGGACAGGCGCGGATGGGGCCCTCCAGTGGACGCGGAGCTACGCTGTGCCGGGGGCGGACGCGTTGGAAGAGGCGCGCAGCGTCCATCTCGCGGGCGATGGCGGCTATGTTGTGGTGGGGAATTCGGGTGGCCCGGTGTGGGAGCCAGAGGGGCTGTTTCAGCTTCCAATCCAAATTCTCGCGTTCAAGGTCGACGGCCTGGGCGAGGAACTTTGGATGCGGACGGTGAGAGCTGCCAGATTAACCATCGCGTATGGTTCATGTATGAATGCCGATGGGAGCTTTGCAATTGCAGGATGCTCCGGGGAGCAGATCCCTGGTGACAGGGGCGCACTGTTGATCAAGATGAACCCCTACGGCCGCGAGTTGTGGAGGCGAACGTTCCTTGCTGGCCCGGCGCTTTCCGCGACGGACGTCATTTCCACCACCGACGGCGGGTACGCTATTGTGGGTTTCGTGGAGTACTTTTCCAGACACCCGCGGAGATGGGACCTTTATGTTGCCAAATTGGACGAGGAGGGCAATCGGGAATGGGACTTCCTGGGTGGCGACAGGTTGGGGATTGCCCGTAATTGGTTTGGAGAGAGCATCGTTCAAACGAACGACGGGGGCTACGCCGTGACGGGAAGGACTTACGATGTCAATGATCGCTTTGGGGCTACCAGCAACCTATTCGCGGCCAAGTTCGATTCCGGCGGCGATCTCGTTTGGACATCGACCGCGCCGGGCCCGTTAACCACCGCCGGTTATGCGCTGATTGAGGATACTGACGACAGCCTGGTGGCGCGGGGCATGCCTACTCCTTTGGTTCTTTCAATGGCTGTCTGAGATTCTACGGAATCCGGTTTGACAACGACGGAAACGTGGTGTGGTCTGGGCGTTTCGGAGGCCTCGACGGCGAATCCGCGTATGCGATAACCCGGAATGCCGACGGAGACTTCGTTCTAACCGGTGGGCGTGGGCCCCACGACTCTACCGACCGTTCACGTATTCACCTTGTAACAACCAATGCCCGGGAGTAGCTTTGACGGGTACAGGCTTTCATGACGCTTCGCATCCCGCATTAAGGATGAAAATGGACGGCGGCTTCGCCGCCTGTCAGGCGGGGACGCCCTCCACGGCTCGTCTTCGACCTGCGCTCCCAGCTATTGCCGCTCCCTTGGGAGAGATGCTGTAATCTGGTTTGTATGAGGCAGTTGTGGTGATGCTGAGACGTGTTTTTTCGGAGCAGCCGATGCGTGTGATCGCTACACTCTCGGGTTCAGAAGGAGCGGCGGAGGCGCCGTGATGACGTTGGCCACGATACTGCGGGCAACGTGAAGAAAGGTATGGTACTATGATTCCGCTGTTTCTATATGAAGTGCTTGAACTGATCTACCTGATCATCTACCTGTACTTAATAAACTTCCCACTGCTAGGCCTGCTGTTCGGCTGAACGGCGGGGCGGGCCAGCCCGGAGGGAATTCTATGCGGCGTTACATGGGAATCTGGATGACGGGTGCGGTGGCCGCGGTCGCGGTCGCCCTGGGCGGATGCGCGAAGCCATGTGTCAATACGGTTCCGGCACTGCTTGAACGGCAGGTGGTTGCCCCGACTGGTGGTGGGGCGTGGGCCATTTCTCCGAGCAACGATGGCGGCTTTATCGTTGCGGGTTTCCGGGTATCCCAGATTTCGTCTGCGGGTGACGCGCTGGACAACCCGTATCTTGTCAAGGTGGCCGATGATCTCAGCGTGCAGTGGGAATCGGTGCTAAGTTCGAATGAGGACGCCCATATCTTAGGTGTACAACCTACCAGCGACGGGGGGTACGTTTACGCCGGGCTTACCGGGAGTAGCGTGATAGCGGGAAGAGTCGTTACGGATTTGCCGCGAATTCTGGTCGGAAAAGTCGATGGACTTGGCAACGAGTTATTCAGGCGGGTCGTTGAAGAAGGTCTCACGAGCGTGGCCCACAGCGTTCAAGTGAATTCGGATGATAGCTTCATTGTCGCGGGCGAAAGTGGTGAACAGGCCCTGAGCCATCGGAGTAACACGGGGATTGTAATAAAATTCGACAACAACGGCGATGAGATTTGGACGCGCCGATACGCTCGGGGATCGGCGTCAGGGATCGTGTCCGCCTGCCTTACACCGGGTGGCGGCTATGTGCTGGCCGGAGTCGCCGACCAGGCCGCATATGTTTTTGAAGTGGATGCCGACGGCGTGGTTTTGTGGGAATTCTTGTCAAGTGAGGAGGATGGCTTCGAGGACTTGTATATTGCAAGGAGTATTATTCAAACCCGTGATGGCGGTTACGCCCTCGTATGTGATGTCTTTAATCACGAGGATCGGATTGCCGTATTGAGACTTGACTCCATTGGGGAACCCGTCTGGGCGACCCGGGCGTCCGTGGAGACATTTGCCCGGGGGTATGACCTGGCTGAGGCAGGAAACGGGGATCTGCTTGTGGTTGGCGAGGCATCCCCCAATGCGCCTCCGATTGATGTGCGCAATTGTGCGCGGTCCCTGGTCGTGCAAATGGACCATTCAGGGCGCGTTCGTCAGACGAAACTACTGGGCATCAACTCATCAAGCGCCGCTATGGCGATCGCCGCTGAAGGAAGCAATAATGTTGTCTTGGCTGGATATACGCTCTCGAATCGGAGCTACACGCCTCGGTCTGTTTATCTGATGGTCACTGGCGTAGGGCCGTGAATTCCTCGACCGGGTATCTTGCTCATGGTATGCGTTCCCCCTGCTCCGCCTCTTGTTCGGCTGAGTTCCTCGGCGGGTACAGTCCCCCGCGATTTGGGGGTGGTGTTGGGCGCTTTCGCGGCGTGGGTGGTTTTTGTCGCGGGCTCCAGTCCCCTTGGGGACTACCTCTGGCTGGCACGTGGGCCAACGCAATGTCCAATGGCGCCAGTCCAGTTAGTGGCTGTACCCCCAGAACCTATCGGCGGGTACAGTCCCCCGCGAGTTGGGGGTGGTTTTGGGCGCTTTCGCGGGTTGGGTGGCTTTTGTCGCGGGCTCCAGTCCCCTTGGGGACTTCCTCTGGCTGGTACGTGGGCCAACGTAATGTCCAATGGCGCCAATCCAGCCGGTGGCTGTACCCCCAAGAGCCTTTCGGCGGGTACAGGCCCCCGCGAATTGGGGGTGGTATTGGGCGCATTCGCGGCGTGGGTGGTTTTAGTCGCGGGCTCCAGTCCCCATGGGGACTGCCTCTGGCTGGTACGTGGGCCAACGTAATGTCCAATGGCGTCAATCCAGCCGGTGGCTGTACCCCCAGAACCTTTCGGCGGGTACAGTCCCCCGCGATTTGGGGGTGGTCTTGGGCGCTTGCGCGGCTTGGGTGGTTTTTGTCGCGGGCTCCAGTCCCCTTGGGGCGACGGGACAGCCGCGCCGGTTGTTGGTGTTGTGGGTTGGTTGGGATTGCTTTGGGTCGCGCGCGGGCTGTTGGTACGTGGGGTGATGGGGCGCCGCAGTCCCTGGGGGGCGGCGCTTGGTTGGGGTATTGTTGGCGGTGTAGGGCGGGTGATGCTCCGGGCACACGAACGCGCCTAAGGCGCGATCGCGTTCAGGTATTCTTCGAGGTTTGTGTAGCCATCGCCGTCGCGATCCATTGCGCCATCCGCGGGATCATCCGGGTTCAGGCCCCGTTCCCGCTCCCAGGCGTCGGGCATGCCGTCGCGATCGCGGTCCTCCGGCGCGGGCGCGGATTTCAGTTCGGGCCAGCCGCCGACGTCCTTCTGCGAATCGATGATGCCGTTGCCGCCGCCATCGAAGCTGTTGCCGTATTGCGCCGTGCCCGTACGGATTTCCTCGATGATGCGCGCATCCACCGCATCGCGCGCCAGGGACGCGCCGACGCCCGCCAGCACGCGATTGAAGGCCACTTCCGCAGTGTCGGTCGTGACGGGCGCGACGACAAACTCCTGATCCGCGCGCAAGGTTGCTTCGCTGGCCTCGCCCTCGGGATGGAAGTCGATGCCCTTGCCCCAGTTGTCGGCTGTTACATCGGGGAATCCGTGCATCACGTTGCCCGCCGCGTACATCTTGCCCCGCGGGTCTTTCTGCACGAAGATGCGCCGCTTCACGCTGTCGCGTGTCGCCGGACCGGGCTTGTAGTAGTTGTTCACCCAGTTGCGGGGCCAGAGCTCGCCGCCGTAGGCGCTGTTGAAGCCCCAGTTGTAGGTCACGTTGTTGCGGAAGTCGAGGAGGCCGGAATTTTCATTGCCCGAAGCGCGGGGGTTGCGGCTGGAGTGGTGCACGAGGGCGTTGTGGTGGAAGGAGCCGCCGGGGCCGCCCCAGAGCCCGCCGTAGCCGTGGTCGCCTTTCTTGTGGACGGATCGGTAGAGGCTCTCGCTCACCAGGCACCATTGCACCGTGAGGTTGGAGGCTTTGTTGAAGGAGAGGGTCTCGTCGACGCCCCAGCTTACGGAGCAATGGTCGATGATGATGTGGTCCCCCTCGCCGCCGAAGGCGTCCTGCTCGATGCCGCGCTCGTCGCCCGGACGGAAACGCATGTAGCGGATGATTACGTGGTCCGTGTCGACCTTGACCTGATAGTTCTTCACGCAGATGCCGTCGCCCGGCGCCGTCTGGCCGGCAATGGTGATCCAGGGGTGTTCGATCTCGATCTCAGATTCCAGGGGGATCGTTCCCGAGACGCGGAACACGACGGTGCGTGGACCTTCGGCTTCGCATGCCGCGCGAAAGCTGCCGGGGCCGCTGTCGTTGAGGTTGGTGACTTCGATAACCCGCCCGCCGCGCCCGCCGATGGTGTACTTGCCGAAGCCCTCGGCCGTGGGGAAGGCCGGGGCGCGATCCGGGCGGAAGTTGGCGAGTGAAATCAAATTGGATTCTTCGTTCACGGCGATATCGTACAACCAGCCTTCGGGGAGATCGAGGCCCTTCAAAGCGCCCGTCCAGGGTTTACCCTCGGAGGTGAGCAGGGGAACGCGGGTGTTTTCATGGGGCGCGATGCGGCCCTCGAAGCGCACTTCCAGCACGCCGGATTCGACGTCAACCGGCGTGGCGACTGCGCCGTCGGTGATGGTGATGGAGCCAGCGGCGCCGGCAACGCCAGCCCAGATCGAACAGAACGCGCAAAGCGCGGCGCGGCCAGGTGGGCGTAGATATCGATACATGGCTTCTCTCCATATCGCGGCGGGAAAGCCACCGCGAATTGCGCCATCAAGGAATGGGCGGGGCGCCACAAATGGTCAGGATAGTGTTGACGAGGGATTTCAGTTCGGGGCATTGGTCGATGGCGACGTCCAGGCCGTTCTTTCGAAATATGCGATCCGCGTCGCGGGGTTTTGAGTAGGCGCCGCGAAATGTTCCGACTTGAAAGAGGGCCTTGAGCCTCTTTGAAGGCGGGTTATCGTGATTGATAGATTCCGGGTCGGCGCCCGGCCGCGCCTGATTGTGTCCGGCGATCCGCCGGAGATCGTCCCAATAGGGGATAAGCCAGGCCTCGAAGTCGTATTGCGCCGCGTGCGGGTGAAAGCGGGGATCTTGACCGACCCATTCGCGCATTTTGGCTCTGGCGTCGTCAGCGCTCTTGAACATTGGCGGAGCGGTTCCGGTGTAGACGTCGGTCAGGGCAATGACATGATCGACCGGACGTTGCCGACGGCGCAACAGATCCCGCACCGCCTCCTGGAGCATCGGCCCAGCGGGTATGCGCCCATTGTAGGGCCGCGCCTCCATCTTCGGCATGGGCGAAAGGTGGCGGGAAAGATACTGGCGGAGATGGTGCAGGAAAGCCTGCTCCGTGCGCCCTTCAACCAGCAACACTATCCTCATGCGCGGGCGCCCAACTGCCCCATGCGCCAGATTTCGTCGAGGCCGTGCTTTTCCAGCCAGATGTTGACATCCAGCGAATCTGCCCAAACCGCTTCGGCAAAGCCGTCCTCCCCCAGATCCATAGCGACAATCTCGGTGGGCGACAGGTAGCGAAGCAAGCGGTCCGAATGGGTCGCCACGACCAACTGCGTGCGCTGGGCCGCCTCGCGAAAGAGATCGACGAGCAAGTTCAACACGTCGGGGTGGATGCTTACCTCGGGCTCGTCGATCATGGTGATATTGGGCAGGTACGGGCTGTGTAGCAAAGCGACCAACCAGATAAACCGAAGCAGCCCTTCGGAAAGCTCTCCCTGATAGAGCGGTGCGGACAGGGTGCTGTCCCTCCAGGTCAGCACAAACATGCCGGCCGCAACGCTCGGATATCCGAGGCTGTCGAAGCTCTTGAACGCCACGTGCAGCGTATCAAGAAACGACTCGTAGTTGTGGGGGTATTCCTCCCGCAGAAAGTGGAGGTAGGAGACCAGATCTTCCCCGTTGGCCCCCGGCAGCGGGGCCGGACGCAGCTTCTGAGGGATACGTATCGGTGCGCGCGTGCCGATGTCCAACGTGTGGTACCGGAGCGAGGAGGCCAGGTAGTCTCTAAATTCATCCGCCATGCGGAATTGCCTGGGGACCTGGGCCAGCGAGGTTTCGTGCGTGCCGGAAGTCCAATTGGGCTGGATCATGGCGTCCATTTCCGCATTCAAGTAGTGGATGTCGTCGAACCGGGCTTGTATATGAGGCGTGACAACACCGGATTTCCCGTCGCAATGGGACAGTTCTTCACGCGCGATGGCGTACCCCCCTCCCCTCCCGGGTTGAATCGCGAGATCGTAGCGCCACTTCGCGTTGTCCGGCATGGCGGATTGGATCCCGAAAGCGATCTCCCCTTTGGGCTCCACACGGGTGACCACGCTGTCCGGGCCGCCGAATTCATTCAGTGTGTCCGCGAGCTTTCCCTGAGCGGAGCGGGACAACAACTCCAACGCCTCCATCAAGGATGTTTTCCCCACGCCGTTTGCCCCGATCAAGATCATGAGCGGGCGCATTTCGAGCGACAAAGCGCGGATCCGCTTGTAGTTGAGTATTTCCAATTGGGTCAACTGAGACATAGTATAGTATGCTCCGGCCTGGGTGGTGAGGCGGCGCGCCGGAGGGAAAAAGGACGAATCTCCGGCCCTGGCCCGCGCTTCACGGCCCCATCATAGCGGCGAACCGAGAATTACTTCCAGTTCCCCGGCGTCTACTTCCTTTTCAGCAGCGCGACCCAGTCTTCTTCCGGTTCGCCGGGCGGTGGGCCGAGGTCGGCCGGGGCGCCGCCGGTGATTTTGCGGGGATCGCCGGTGTATTCGCCGGTTCGCGGGTTGAACCATTGGAGCGTGAAGGCGCCGGGGGCGGCGGTGAGGTCGAGCGCGCCGGTTTGCGTGGCGACTGGGAGGTAGACGGCGTAAATCTCGCCGGGTTTTGCGAAGACCTGGCCGGGGAGTTTGTTGTTTTCGCCCTCAAAGACGGCGGAGCCGGTGAGGAGGGCGTCCGACGGGCGCATTTCGTGGAAGGGTAGGGACTCCATGAAGCGCCGCGCAATGGCCATGTAGCGCCAGAGGTCTTCGTAGACCCGGAAGTCGTCGGTGCGGAGGAGCGTGTCCAGGATAAACTCGATATTGCCGCCGGAGAAGTAGATGGGCCAGAGGTATTCCTTCCGGTGGCGCGGGGTGTTTTCCGGGGTGGTCTTGTCGGGGAAGAATTCGTCCATCCCGATGACGAGCGGGACGCCGGCGGCGGCGGACCTCTCGCGCCAGATCTCGACCAGGCCGACGTCATTTACCTGGAAGGAGCCCACGGTGAAGCGGTCGTCGCCGAGGAATTCGGTCCAGGTGCGGTCGAGGGTGCTGGAGTGGTGGACGGTGATGGGGTTGTTGTAGGGGTCCACGTCCCGCAGGTACTCTGCGAAGTCCTTGATTCGCGCGGGCGTCAGGTCGAACTTGAGGTTGTACTCCTCGCACAGGTTCCACTGCAACGCGGGGAGGTGCGCGAAGCGCGCGACGATCTCCCGGTAGTAGAGCTTGCGCTCCACGCCCAGCTCGCCATCGTCCAGCTCGCGCTTGTTCCGCTCTTCGCCCTCGCTCAGCACGAAGTGCAGCATGAGGCCGCGTCGCTGCGCGTGCTCCAGGACGATGCCCCACTGGTGGAGTTTGGTCAAGTCGAAGTGGAGGTTGTCGTTCTCGGGGGCGCCGTTCAGGTTGATGGGGGGCAGCCAGGGGTGCACGTTTTTGCCATCGCCGCCGATGTTCATGGTGAGGAAGTAGAGGCTGTTCACCTGCTGATCGGCGAGGTAGTTGATGGCGCCGATGATGTTCCTGCCTTTGCCGCCGCCCCAGTCGGGGTCGCCCTCGCGCCAGTCCTGTGCGTGGTTCGCGTACTTGTGGCCGCCGAACTTGCCGGGCTCCGTGTTGACGAAACCCTCGTAGCCCAGGAAGTCCTCGGGGCTGTCCGTGCCGCCCTTGAGCCAGTAGCCGCCGTCGCGGAACTTGAGGTAGTGGCCGCCGGCGTATTCCAGGCGGCCCCAGCGGTAGAAGGCGGGGGCATCGTCCGGTGCGGGGGCTATGGCAAAATCACCCGATTGCCCGTCGAAGCCGGTCGGCTCCCCCGCGGCCGGGTCGAGGTCGATGGCGATATCCTTTCCTTTGCGGAATGAGGCCACATGGCGCCAGGCGCCCGTCTCGTCTGGCGAGAATCGCGCGCGCCACACGCCGCCGCGGAGACCGCCCTCGCCATCGCCATCGAAATAGCCGGGCACAGCGTATTCCTTCCCCGATGGCGCGGTGAAGGTGACGGTCAGGCGGTAGTCCAGGAAGGGGTTCGGATCATTGTCCGCGGCGTGCATTTCAGGCCCCGAGAAATGGAGGGTCAGGGGATGCCATTTATAGAATGCGGCGAGCGGCGCTTCCTCCGCTTCCGCCGAGGCCGCCTGGGCCCGCGGACTATTCGCCGCCACCAGCAGCTTCAGCAGTTGGTTCTGCTTCGCGTCCGGATCGCCGCCTTTAATGGCGCCCCAGTCCCCCTGCGCGCACACCAGCGCGAGATTCAGGCTGGGGATGAATACGCTGTTGTTTCCCCCCGCGCCGATGGACATCACGGTATCCGCGGGCGCGTCGGGCCACGTGATGGCGTCTGGGTGCAGCCGGCCGGTGTCGTTGAACCACCAGTTGAAGCCGTAGATGCCGGGGCCCTGCTGCGTGAAGTGGTCCGAGCCGCCGCCGTAGGAGCCGATGCCGAGGTAGTCGTCGTCCTGGTTGTCTTTCGCGGTCTGGGGGAGGTCCTTCGCGGTCTGGGGCGTCATGTAGTCGTCGAAATAGCGGCGGGGGAGGAGCTGTTGTCCGTTCCAGTGGCCCTTCTGGGTCCAGAACCAGACGATGCGGGCGAAATCGCGGACGGAGGCCTTGAGGCGGTGCTTGTCGGAGAAACGGAGGCCGTCCTCGAAGCCCAGCGGGCCCAGGCGTCCGGGCGCGTCGGCGACGTCGTTGCCGTGGGCCTGAAAGACCTTGTCGAAGAGGGTTTTCTGGTAGAGCTG
Coding sequences within it:
- a CDS encoding pectate lyase translates to MSLANFRPDRAPAFPTAEGFGKYTIGGRGGRVIEVTNLNDSGPGSFRAACEAEGPRTVVFRVSGTIPLESEIEIEHPWITIAGQTAPGDGICVKNYQVKVDTDHVIIRYMRFRPGDERGIEQDAFGGEGDHIIIDHCSVSWGVDETLSFNKASNLTVQWCLVSESLYRSVHKKGDHGYGGLWGGPGGSFHHNALVHHSSRNPRASGNENSGLLDFRNNVTYNWGFNSAYGGELWPRNWVNNYYKPGPATRDSVKRRIFVQKDPRGKMYAAGNVMHGFPDVTADNWGKGIDFHPEGEASEATLRADQEFVVAPVTTDTAEVAFNRVLAGVGASLARDAVDARIIEEIRTGTAQYGNSFDGGGNGIIDSQKDVGGWPELKSAPAPEDRDRDGMPDAWERERGLNPDDPADGAMDRDGDGYTNLEEYLNAIAP
- a CDS encoding DUF4276 family protein is translated as MRIVLLVEGRTEQAFLHHLRQYLSRHLSPMPKMEARPYNGRIPAGPMLQEAVRDLLRRRQRPVDHVIALTDVYTGTAPPMFKSADDARAKMREWVGQDPRFHPHAAQYDFEAWLIPYWDDLRRIAGHNQARPGADPESINHDNPPSKRLKALFQVGTFRGAYSKPRDADRIFRKNGLDVAIDQCPELKSLVNTILTICGAPPIP
- a CDS encoding AAA family ATPase, producing MSQLTQLEILNYKRIRALSLEMRPLMILIGANGVGKTSLMEALELLSRSAQGKLADTLNEFGGPDSVVTRVEPKGEIAFGIQSAMPDNAKWRYDLAIQPGRGGGYAIAREELSHCDGKSGVVTPHIQARFDDIHYLNAEMDAMIQPNWTSGTHETSLAQVPRQFRMADEFRDYLASSLRYHTLDIGTRAPIRIPQKLRPAPLPGANGEDLVSYLHFLREEYPHNYESFLDTLHVAFKSFDSLGYPSVAAGMFVLTWRDSTLSAPLYQGELSEGLLRFIWLVALLHSPYLPNITMIDEPEVSIHPDVLNLLVDLFREAAQRTQLVVATHSDRLLRYLSPTEIVAMDLGEDGFAEAVWADSLDVNIWLEKHGLDEIWRMGQLGARA
- a CDS encoding DUF5060 domain-containing protein; translated protein: MPTTPFPRTALVILTAFLAHSIAAAPAFPGAHWETRDPAALGLDPAPLDAIAAQLGGRGCVIKDGYVVKQWGDQAEVKDWLSSAKPVLSTLLFFAVEEGKAQSVDQPIADFGWPLQPRHQGITFRHLGAMTSGYARPEEAGEAWAYNDFAIQLYQKTLFDKVFQAHGNDVADAPGRLGPLGFEDGLRFSDKHRLKASVRDFARIVWFWTQKGHWNGQQLLPRRYFDDYMTPQTAKDLPQTAKDNQDDDYLGIGSYGGGSDHFTQQGPGIYGFNWWFNDTGRLHPDAITWPDAPADTVMSIGAGGNNSVFIPSLNLALVCAQGDWGAIKGGDPDAKQNQLLKLLVAANSPRAQAASAEAEEAPLAAFYKWHPLTLHFSGPEMHAADNDPNPFLDYRLTVTFTAPSGKEYAVPGYFDGDGEGGLRGGVWRARFSPDETGAWRHVASFRKGKDIAIDLDPAAGEPTGFDGQSGDFAIAPAPDDAPAFYRWGRLEYAGGHYLKFRDGGYWLKGGTDSPEDFLGYEGFVNTEPGKFGGHKYANHAQDWREGDPDWGGGKGRNIIGAINYLADQQVNSLYFLTMNIGGDGKNVHPWLPPINLNGAPENDNLHFDLTKLHQWGIVLEHAQRRGLMLHFVLSEGEERNKRELDDGELGVERKLYYREIVARFAHLPALQWNLCEEYNLKFDLTPARIKDFAEYLRDVDPYNNPITVHHSSTLDRTWTEFLGDDRFTVGSFQVNDVGLVEIWRERSAAAGVPLVIGMDEFFPDKTTPENTPRHRKEYLWPIYFSGGNIEFILDTLLRTDDFRVYEDLWRYMAIARRFMESLPFHEMRPSDALLTGSAVFEGENNKLPGQVFAKPGEIYAVYLPVATQTGALDLTAAPGAFTLQWFNPRTGEYTGDPRKITGGAPADLGPPPGEPEEDWVALLKRK